Proteins co-encoded in one Hymenobacter swuensis DY53 genomic window:
- the sdaAA gene encoding L-serine ammonia-lyase, iron-sulfur-dependent, subunit alpha, whose product MSLLFTDFASWGAHCAATGEPLYQPVLAYEIEQKGRTEEQIWTGLQRAYDVMRDAVHTGLTQDMTSRSGMVNNGAKKIAASPVTVLSPEFKNLITRALGAKEVNSCMGRVVAAPTAGASGILPGVLVTLQDIHKLEDRAILEGLLVAAGVALIIEQNASLAGAVGGCQAETGSAAAMGAGAIVYCLGGSVEETFAAVAITIQCMLGLVCDPVAGLVEVPCVVRNASASAIAFSSAQIAIAGVDPVIPVDQCVAALGEVGQSMETRYKETALGGLANTPRGREIEKMVLVQDVHILPDEDQQ is encoded by the coding sequence ATGTCTTTGCTCTTCACCGATTTTGCTTCCTGGGGCGCGCATTGCGCCGCCACCGGCGAGCCGCTTTACCAACCCGTGCTGGCCTACGAAATCGAGCAGAAAGGCCGCACTGAAGAACAAATCTGGACGGGGCTGCAACGCGCCTACGATGTGATGCGCGACGCCGTGCATACCGGCCTCACCCAGGACATGACGTCCCGCTCAGGTATGGTAAACAATGGGGCCAAGAAAATTGCCGCCTCGCCGGTAACCGTGCTTTCCCCCGAGTTCAAAAACCTGATTACGCGGGCCCTGGGCGCGAAGGAAGTGAATTCGTGCATGGGCCGGGTGGTGGCCGCGCCCACGGCCGGGGCCTCGGGCATTCTACCGGGCGTGCTCGTAACGCTCCAGGATATTCATAAGCTGGAAGACCGCGCCATTCTGGAAGGCCTGCTGGTGGCAGCCGGCGTGGCCCTCATCATCGAGCAGAACGCCTCTCTCGCCGGCGCCGTGGGCGGCTGTCAGGCTGAAACCGGCTCGGCGGCGGCTATGGGCGCGGGAGCCATTGTGTATTGCCTGGGCGGCTCGGTAGAAGAAACGTTTGCTGCCGTGGCCATTACCATTCAGTGCATGCTGGGCCTCGTCTGCGACCCGGTGGCGGGCCTGGTGGAAGTGCCCTGCGTGGTACGCAACGCCTCGGCCTCGGCCATTGCCTTCAGCTCCGCCCAGATTGCCATTGCCGGCGTCGACCCGGTGATTCCCGTGGATCAGTGCGTGGCGGCCCTGGGCGAAGTTGGCCAGTCCATGGAAACCCGGTACAAGGAAACGGCCCTCGGCGGCTTGGCCAATACACCCCGGGGCCGGGAAATAGAGAAGATGGTGCTGGTGCAGGACGTCCACATCCTGCCTGACGAAGACCAGCAGTAA
- the ispF gene encoding 2-C-methyl-D-erythritol 2,4-cyclodiphosphate synthase, whose amino-acid sequence MKIRTGFGYDVHQLQPGLPFWLGGIEVPHTHGALGHSDADVLIHVICDALLGAANLRDIGFHFPDTDPQYKGIDSKRLLKEVVRLLTERGYTISNIDSTVCLEAPKVNPHIAEMQRVLAEVMGIDADDISIKATTTEKLGFVGRREGVAAYASVLITK is encoded by the coding sequence ATGAAAATCCGGACTGGCTTCGGCTACGACGTTCACCAGCTGCAGCCCGGGCTGCCCTTCTGGCTTGGCGGCATTGAGGTACCTCACACCCACGGGGCCCTGGGCCACTCCGATGCCGATGTGCTCATCCACGTCATCTGCGACGCGCTGCTGGGCGCGGCCAATCTGCGCGACATCGGCTTCCACTTTCCCGATACCGACCCGCAGTACAAAGGCATCGACAGCAAGCGGCTGCTGAAGGAAGTAGTGCGTTTGCTCACGGAGCGCGGCTACACCATCAGCAACATCGATTCCACCGTCTGCCTCGAAGCTCCCAAAGTGAACCCGCACATTGCCGAAATGCAGCGCGTACTGGCCGAGGTAATGGGCATCGACGCCGATGACATCAGCATCAAAGCCACCACCACCGAGAAGCTGGGCTTCGTGGGCCGCCGCGAAGGTGTGGCCGCCTACGCCTCGGTACTGATCACCAAGTAG
- a CDS encoding TetR/AcrR family transcriptional regulator, translated as MEIKDRILQASIGLFTRNGIKSVSMDDIATHLGISKKTLYKWFENKDQIVSAVIASHLHGVQGECEGIIGHARNAVDEMVQMMDWAKRQFSNVNPNAIHDLRKYYPAAWGLFHEHKSSFILQQIQANLRRGVAEGLYRADLDIEVLSRLRLAQIDVLFDPEVFPHAQFDQMRVQIACNEHFLLGVVSLRGHKLINEYRHVTEEE; from the coding sequence ATGGAAATCAAAGACCGAATCTTACAGGCATCCATTGGGCTCTTCACCCGCAACGGGATTAAGAGTGTGTCGATGGACGACATTGCCACCCACCTGGGCATCTCCAAGAAGACGCTCTACAAGTGGTTCGAAAACAAGGATCAGATTGTCTCGGCCGTCATTGCCAGCCACCTGCACGGGGTGCAGGGTGAGTGTGAAGGTATCATCGGGCACGCCCGCAACGCGGTGGACGAGATGGTGCAGATGATGGACTGGGCCAAACGCCAGTTCTCCAACGTCAACCCCAATGCTATCCACGATCTGCGCAAGTACTATCCGGCCGCCTGGGGGCTGTTTCATGAGCACAAGAGCAGCTTCATTCTGCAGCAGATTCAGGCCAACCTGCGCCGGGGCGTAGCCGAAGGCCTCTACCGCGCCGACCTCGACATTGAGGTGCTCTCCCGGTTGCGCCTGGCTCAGATTGACGTGCTGTTTGATCCGGAAGTATTTCCGCACGCGCAGTTCGACCAGATGCGCGTGCAGATAGCCTGCAACGAGCATTTCCTGTTGGGCGTGGTTTCGCTCCGGGGCCACAAACTCATCAACGAGTACCGTCATGTGACGGAAGAAGAATAA
- a CDS encoding LutB/LldF family L-lactate oxidation iron-sulfur protein produces MNPTTLTPAPKKSAQFLVDSDHKAFDLEHRRKIRFNIGKYNAAVQTGLGFYQDHELARSRASYLKTEVINRLDEYLLQFEEKFTARGGKVIWAQNAEEALFEVGKIMERRKARTVVKAKSMTTEEIHLNKYLEKRGIESVETDLGEFIVQLNGERPYHIVTPAMHLSKLDIADIFVKHLGIEYTDDAQKLVLTARHLLRNKYTSAEVGITGGNFLIADTGAVCVTENEGNARLSATFPKTHIAIVGIEKVIPRLQDLDLFWPLLSTSGTGQQVTVYNTIYTGPRQPLEKDGPEEMFVILLDNGRTNLLAQPDKREALNCIRCGACLNVCPVYKNIGGHTYEATYSGPIGSVITPHLSGMAENKHLSYASSLCGACSSVCPVRIPIHNILLKNRQQSVQEGLTEKEERRAVGLWLYGMKHRWVWDLAPAAGKNWVLSRLLGEVGWNKRRDAVQVAPKTFRQLWKERKSISQPTL; encoded by the coding sequence ATGAACCCGACGACTCTCACGCCCGCCCCCAAGAAATCGGCCCAGTTTCTGGTTGATTCCGACCACAAGGCTTTTGATCTGGAGCACCGGCGCAAAATCCGGTTCAACATTGGCAAGTACAACGCCGCCGTGCAGACCGGTTTGGGCTTCTACCAGGACCACGAGCTGGCCCGCAGCCGCGCCTCCTATCTGAAAACGGAGGTAATTAACCGCCTCGATGAGTATCTGCTGCAGTTCGAGGAGAAGTTTACGGCCCGGGGCGGCAAGGTTATCTGGGCCCAGAACGCCGAGGAAGCCTTATTTGAGGTGGGCAAGATCATGGAGCGCCGGAAGGCCCGCACCGTGGTGAAAGCCAAAAGCATGACCACTGAGGAAATCCACCTCAACAAGTACCTGGAGAAGCGCGGTATTGAGTCGGTAGAAACCGATTTGGGCGAGTTTATCGTGCAGCTGAACGGAGAGCGGCCCTACCACATCGTGACGCCGGCCATGCACCTGAGCAAGCTGGATATTGCTGATATCTTCGTGAAGCACCTCGGTATTGAGTACACCGACGATGCCCAGAAGCTGGTACTCACGGCCCGCCATCTGCTGCGCAACAAGTACACCTCGGCCGAAGTGGGTATCACGGGCGGCAACTTCCTTATTGCCGATACGGGTGCCGTGTGCGTGACCGAAAACGAAGGCAACGCCCGCCTGTCGGCCACGTTCCCGAAAACCCACATTGCTATTGTGGGCATCGAAAAGGTGATTCCGAGGCTGCAAGACCTTGATTTGTTCTGGCCGCTGCTCAGCACCAGCGGTACCGGTCAGCAAGTCACGGTGTACAACACCATCTATACCGGTCCGCGCCAGCCGCTGGAAAAAGACGGACCGGAAGAAATGTTCGTGATTCTGCTCGATAACGGCCGCACCAACCTGCTGGCCCAGCCCGATAAGCGTGAGGCCCTGAACTGCATCCGGTGCGGGGCCTGCCTGAACGTGTGCCCGGTGTACAAAAACATCGGCGGCCATACCTACGAGGCTACCTACTCCGGCCCCATCGGCTCCGTGATTACGCCCCACCTCTCGGGCATGGCCGAAAACAAGCACCTGAGCTACGCCAGCAGCCTGTGCGGTGCCTGTTCCTCGGTGTGTCCGGTGCGCATTCCCATTCACAACATCCTGCTCAAAAACCGCCAGCAAAGCGTGCAGGAGGGCCTCACCGAAAAAGAGGAGCGTCGGGCCGTGGGGCTGTGGCTGTATGGCATGAAGCACCGCTGGGTGTGGGATTTGGCCCCCGCCGCCGGTAAAAACTGGGTGCTCAGCCGCCTGTTGGGCGAAGTAGGCTGGAACAAGCGCCGCGACGCCGTGCAGGTGGCCCCCAAAACCTTCCGCCAGCTCTGGAAGGAACGGAAATCGATCAGTCAGCCAACTCTATAG
- a CDS encoding M28 family peptidase, which translates to MNKTSLLTWLLAAGVATSAVAQAPEKVKVKAKRKAKTEVTATPVLETAAPAPAADLAQGYAETITQADLRQHLSVLASDAYEGRETGEKGQKMAAEYIAKQFADLGLQGPVQGSDNPYLQHFTMVRSSWADGATLKIGTSSYKWLTDFYALGGNGFAQETSVQPVFAGYGIEQDGYSDYAALGDVKGKDLLILLGEPQTDKGAALLGKDGQNSKWGQDFRAKLTLAAQKGARSVFFVDFNPNSNFEKLAARMAPYISRPSIAFKEASQTTRPTAYFVSPAVGYKLLGSTAPAVTKYTAAVNKAAKPTASPFKPAKVVVKAPKKAEDFVTENVLGYLEGSDLKDEVMVLSAHYDHIGIINGEVHNGADDDGSGTVTVLEMAQAFVKAKNEGHGPRRSILFLTVTGEEKGLLGSEYYTDHPIFPLEKTMVDLNTDMVGRTDKDHEGKGDYVYVIGSDKLSSELHTILQAQNEKYTKMDLDFRFNDPEDPNRFYYRSDHYNFAKHKIPVAFFFNGVHDDYHGAGDEIEKIEFPKMEKRARLVFYTAWDLASRDKRIVVDSNKK; encoded by the coding sequence ATGAACAAAACTTCCCTGCTCACCTGGCTGCTGGCCGCGGGCGTAGCTACCTCCGCGGTGGCCCAGGCTCCCGAGAAAGTCAAGGTAAAAGCTAAGCGCAAAGCCAAAACTGAAGTAACGGCCACGCCGGTACTGGAAACCGCCGCCCCTGCTCCCGCCGCCGACCTGGCCCAGGGCTACGCCGAAACCATCACCCAGGCCGATTTGCGCCAGCATCTTTCCGTGCTGGCTTCGGATGCGTATGAAGGCCGCGAAACCGGTGAGAAAGGCCAGAAAATGGCCGCCGAGTACATTGCCAAGCAGTTCGCCGACCTCGGTCTGCAGGGCCCCGTGCAGGGCTCCGACAACCCCTACCTGCAGCACTTCACCATGGTGCGCAGCTCCTGGGCCGATGGGGCCACGCTGAAAATCGGGACCAGCAGCTACAAGTGGCTGACGGATTTCTACGCCCTCGGCGGCAACGGCTTCGCGCAGGAAACCAGCGTGCAGCCGGTGTTTGCGGGCTACGGTATTGAGCAGGATGGCTACTCCGACTATGCCGCCCTGGGCGACGTGAAGGGCAAGGACCTGCTGATTTTGCTGGGCGAGCCCCAGACCGACAAAGGCGCGGCCCTGCTGGGCAAAGATGGCCAGAACAGCAAATGGGGCCAGGATTTCCGGGCCAAGCTCACGCTGGCGGCCCAGAAAGGTGCTCGTTCGGTGTTCTTTGTGGATTTCAACCCCAACAGCAACTTCGAGAAGCTGGCGGCCCGCATGGCCCCGTACATCAGCCGGCCCAGCATTGCCTTCAAGGAAGCCTCCCAGACGACCCGCCCCACGGCGTATTTTGTGAGCCCGGCTGTGGGCTACAAGCTGCTGGGCAGCACGGCCCCGGCCGTAACCAAATACACCGCCGCCGTTAATAAGGCGGCCAAGCCCACCGCCAGCCCCTTCAAGCCCGCCAAAGTAGTGGTGAAAGCCCCCAAGAAGGCGGAGGACTTCGTGACCGAAAATGTGCTGGGCTACCTCGAAGGCTCGGACCTGAAGGACGAAGTAATGGTGCTGTCGGCGCACTACGACCACATCGGCATTATTAACGGCGAAGTACACAACGGTGCCGATGATGACGGCTCGGGTACCGTGACGGTGCTGGAAATGGCCCAGGCGTTTGTCAAAGCCAAGAACGAAGGCCACGGCCCGCGCCGTAGCATCCTGTTCCTGACGGTAACGGGTGAGGAAAAAGGCCTGCTGGGCTCGGAGTATTACACTGACCATCCCATCTTCCCGCTGGAAAAGACGATGGTGGACCTGAACACCGACATGGTAGGCCGCACCGACAAGGACCATGAGGGCAAAGGCGACTACGTGTACGTCATCGGCTCCGACAAGCTCAGCTCCGAGCTGCACACCATTCTGCAGGCGCAGAACGAGAAGTACACCAAGATGGACCTGGACTTCCGCTTCAACGACCCGGAAGACCCCAACCGCTTCTACTACCGCTCCGACCACTATAACTTCGCCAAGCATAAAATCCCGGTAGCCTTCTTCTTCAACGGCGTGCACGATGACTACCACGGTGCCGGCGACGAAATCGAGAAAATCGAGTTTCCGAAGATGGAGAAGCGCGCCCGTCTGGTGTTCTACACTGCCTGGGACCTCGCCAGCCGCGACAAACGCATTGTAGTGGATTCGAATAAAAAGTAG
- a CDS encoding TolC family protein, translated as MKNNIRVLLLATAPGLLAPAGAALAQTAPAAQPALATSMATGLMPLSLQQAIDYAVKNKPTLLSTRLNEQTARAKVGEIKSAGLPQVNVAANVADNFKLQKSLVDFGALGGGSSATTLTPADIAAAQSGRTVNLGTVTLPSEPVPPQAFAFGLQWAGNTSASVSQLLFDGSYLIGLKAAKVYEDLAKKQTQQAEIDVVEQVSKAYYSTLVARARLTLLARNVQRLDTVLYQTNETFKAGFAEKIDVDRLRVQRNNLLVEQQKAQRLTELSVALLKFQMGLPQSQTVQLSDSLGAAVVDAGALRQRLGVASAATGGGVSGLGDVPTGTAPTTGNTDAQRQQDQQTALSGARTGQLAAAFNYNNRIEFSTLETQQALAGLDLANRRAGAYPRLLATAAYGFSGSAKNPGDLFAFRGPDSRAGNGFPNQNWFGFGNVGLSLQVPVFDGFRRKYQVQQARIAQQTVEKGFETLRQSIDLQDAQSRTTLINALDVLDNQKANLDLAADVARVSRIKFQEGVGSNLEVVTAETSLREAQTNYYAAIYDVLVAKVDRDKATGELYNQARK; from the coding sequence ATGAAAAACAACATCCGCGTTTTGCTGCTGGCTACCGCGCCGGGCCTGCTGGCTCCCGCCGGGGCGGCCCTGGCGCAGACGGCTCCGGCCGCGCAACCAGCCCTGGCCACCTCCATGGCCACTGGGCTCATGCCGCTGTCGTTGCAGCAGGCCATCGACTACGCCGTCAAGAACAAGCCCACGCTGCTTTCCACGCGCCTCAACGAGCAGACTGCCCGGGCCAAGGTGGGGGAGATTAAGTCGGCTGGCTTGCCGCAGGTAAACGTGGCGGCTAACGTGGCCGACAACTTTAAGCTGCAGAAAAGCCTGGTAGATTTTGGCGCGCTGGGGGGCGGTAGCTCGGCTACGACCCTCACGCCCGCCGATATTGCCGCCGCCCAAAGCGGCCGGACGGTAAACCTGGGCACAGTAACGCTGCCCTCGGAGCCGGTGCCGCCACAGGCGTTTGCCTTTGGTCTGCAATGGGCCGGCAACACCAGCGCCTCGGTGTCGCAGCTGCTGTTCGATGGGTCTTACCTCATCGGGCTGAAAGCGGCCAAGGTGTACGAAGACCTGGCCAAGAAGCAGACCCAGCAGGCCGAAATCGACGTGGTGGAACAGGTGAGCAAGGCATACTACAGCACGCTCGTGGCCCGGGCCCGCCTCACGCTGTTGGCCCGCAACGTGCAGCGCCTCGATACGGTGCTGTATCAGACCAACGAAACCTTCAAGGCCGGTTTCGCCGAAAAAATTGATGTGGACCGGTTGCGGGTGCAGCGCAATAACCTGCTGGTGGAGCAGCAGAAAGCACAGCGCCTGACCGAATTGAGCGTGGCCCTGCTGAAATTCCAGATGGGCCTGCCCCAGAGCCAAACCGTTCAGCTCTCCGATTCGCTGGGGGCGGCCGTGGTAGATGCCGGGGCCTTGCGCCAGCGTCTGGGCGTAGCCAGCGCCGCTACCGGTGGCGGTGTAAGCGGACTGGGCGACGTGCCAACTGGTACGGCTCCAACAACCGGCAACACCGACGCGCAACGGCAGCAGGACCAGCAAACGGCCCTCAGTGGTGCCCGCACGGGCCAGCTAGCCGCCGCTTTCAACTACAACAACCGCATCGAGTTCAGTACTCTGGAAACCCAGCAGGCGTTGGCCGGGCTGGATCTGGCTAACCGCCGCGCCGGGGCTTACCCACGGCTGCTGGCTACGGCCGCCTACGGTTTCTCGGGCTCGGCCAAGAACCCCGGCGACCTGTTTGCCTTTCGGGGGCCTGACTCGCGGGCTGGCAACGGCTTCCCTAACCAGAATTGGTTCGGGTTTGGCAACGTGGGACTGAGCCTGCAGGTACCGGTGTTTGATGGCTTCCGCCGCAAGTACCAGGTGCAGCAGGCCCGCATTGCCCAGCAAACGGTGGAGAAAGGCTTCGAAACCCTGCGCCAGAGCATTGACCTGCAGGATGCCCAGAGCCGCACTACGCTCATCAACGCCCTGGACGTGCTGGATAATCAAAAGGCCAACCTCGACCTAGCCGCCGACGTGGCCCGCGTATCGCGCATCAAGTTTCAGGAGGGCGTAGGCTCGAACCTGGAAGTGGTAACGGCCGAAACCAGCCTGCGCGAAGCCCAGACCAACTACTACGCCGCCATTTACGACGTGCTGGTAGCCAAGGTGGACCGCGACAAAGCCACCGGCGAGCTGTATAACCAAGCCCGGAAATAA
- a CDS encoding efflux RND transporter periplasmic adaptor subunit has product MKYLSSAFLLTLGLLTACGEKDPKAELAKLKSEQAANQAKIAALEAKAGPSADAAVLTTPVSVIKVAPESFKSYLEVQGRVDFDQNATVAARAAGTLTSLRVQRGDRVSKGQTLATVDASILDANIAELRTRMDLARVIYEKQDRLWKQQIGTEIQYLQAKNNYQALQRNLSTLNQQRALYSVVAPFSGTVDDVLPKLGETVAPGAPVVKLLSSSGTGKIVVDVSEAYASRIKVGDKALVTIPDLGGEEATATVRVVSSTINPTSRTFVTELRLNGSKAGQLRPNMVANVRIQNYDRQNATVLPVDLVQKDEQNSFVLIIGQRGGQKVAAKRIIQVGQTYNGKVEVTSGLQPGDQVISAGYQNLNEGQVVTLEGARS; this is encoded by the coding sequence ATGAAATACCTCTCTTCTGCCTTTCTCCTGACTCTGGGCCTGCTGACTGCCTGCGGGGAAAAAGACCCCAAGGCCGAGCTGGCCAAGCTGAAAAGCGAACAGGCGGCCAACCAAGCCAAAATTGCTGCGCTGGAAGCCAAAGCCGGCCCCAGCGCCGATGCGGCCGTGCTGACCACGCCGGTTTCGGTGATTAAAGTGGCTCCCGAAAGCTTCAAGAGCTACCTCGAAGTACAGGGTCGGGTTGATTTCGACCAAAACGCCACCGTAGCGGCCCGCGCTGCCGGTACCCTCACCAGCCTGCGCGTACAACGCGGCGACCGGGTAAGCAAAGGCCAGACCCTAGCCACCGTGGATGCCAGCATTCTGGATGCGAACATTGCCGAGCTGCGCACCCGCATGGATCTGGCCCGCGTGATATATGAGAAGCAGGACCGCCTCTGGAAACAGCAGATTGGTACCGAAATCCAGTATCTGCAGGCCAAAAACAACTACCAGGCCCTCCAACGCAACCTCTCCACCCTCAACCAGCAGCGCGCCCTGTACAGCGTGGTGGCTCCCTTCTCGGGTACGGTAGATGATGTGCTGCCCAAGCTGGGCGAAACTGTAGCGCCCGGCGCACCGGTCGTGAAGCTGCTCAGCAGCAGTGGTACCGGCAAAATTGTGGTAGATGTATCGGAAGCCTATGCCAGCCGCATTAAAGTAGGCGATAAGGCCTTGGTGACCATTCCCGACTTGGGGGGCGAAGAAGCTACGGCTACCGTCCGGGTAGTATCGAGCACCATCAACCCCACCAGCCGCACCTTCGTGACGGAGCTACGCCTGAACGGCAGCAAGGCCGGCCAGCTGCGCCCCAACATGGTGGCTAACGTCCGCATTCAGAACTACGACCGCCAGAACGCCACCGTGTTGCCCGTAGACCTGGTGCAGAAGGACGAACAGAACAGCTTTGTGCTGATAATAGGGCAGAGGGGTGGCCAGAAAGTGGCTGCCAAGCGCATTATCCAGGTTGGCCAGACTTACAACGGCAAGGTGGAAGTAACCAGTGGCCTTCAGCCCGGCGACCAGGTAATCTCGGCCGGCTACCAGAACCTGAATGAAGGCCAAGTAGTGACGCTGGAAGGAGCGCGGAGCTAG